The following are from one region of the Coccinella septempunctata chromosome 7, icCocSept1.1, whole genome shotgun sequence genome:
- the LOC123317682 gene encoding uncharacterized protein LOC123317682 — protein MSPPETQDLLRARTTNAITNFLQSGWNQETLHHRLFMKSKYFLKDHEDIKITRADKGNVTVAISSAQYDEKMSRLINDDTVYRRILTDPTNKYQTSSNKFIKELKDNGWIDSPTATKLNNYKGTPPLIYGLPKIHKQDVPLRPIVSTLNSPTSNLSKFMADLLSTAFKENFSNYSMKNFYEFAQKVNNLQLPQNYVIVSLDVVSLYTNISWEITERIIRIHWARIASVTNIPQECFLRILKFLFDANYFVYKGQYFSQIFGCPMGSNLSAILAFIVMTELINVCLLSLPYEPTFLYLYVDDIIRAIPADGLQELLRVFNSYDEHIQFTVEEENENSVPFLDTRVIRAPDNTLRLKWYRKPTSSGRYIHYRSNHDLIGK, from the coding sequence ATGTCACCTCCAGAGACTCAAGACTTGCTGAGAGCCAGAACCACCAATGCAATCACTAATTTCCTACAATCAGGATGGAACCAAGAAACTCTTCATCACCGCCTCTTCATGAAATCCAAGTACTTCCTAAAGGACCACGAAGACATAAAAATCACAAGGGCTGACAAAGGAAATGTCACCGTGGCTATCTCATCTGCACAATACGATGAAAAAATGTCTAGACTGATTAACGACGACACTGTCTATAGAAGAATCCTTACTGATCCAACGAATAAATACCAAACCTCTAGTAACAAATTTATCAAAGAACTTAAAGATAATGGCTGGATTGATTCACCCACTGCAACCAAGCTCAACAATTATAAAGGCACCCCACCACTCATTTATGGACtaccaaaaattcataaacaagATGTACCATTGAGGCCAATCGTTTCAACGTTGAATTCTCCCACCTCAAATCTCAGCAAATTTATGGCTGACCTTCTTTCAACTGCCTTCAAGGAGAATTTTAGCAACtattctatgaaaaatttttacgaGTTTGCACAAAAAGTGAATAACCTCCAATTGCCTCAAAATTATGTGATAGTTTCATTAGATGTAGTTAGTCTGTACACCAACATATCGTGGGAGATCACAGAAAGAATCATAAGGATACATTGGGCAAGAATTGCCTCAGTCACAAACATACCACAGGAATGCTTCTTGAGGATCCTCAAATTCCTGTTTGATGCCAATTATTTCGTTTATAAAGGACAATACTTCTCACAGATCTTCGGCTGCCCCATGGGAAGTAATCTCAGCGCCATTCTAGCATTCATCGTCATGACAGAATTAATAAATGTTTGTCTCCTAAGCCTTCCTTATGAACCAACCTTTTTATATCTATATGTGGACGACATAATCAGAGCAATACCTGCAGATGGATTGCAGGAGCTCCTAAGGGTGTTCAATTCCTATGATGAACACATCCAGTTCACGGTGGAAGAGGAGAATGAAAATTCAGTTCCCTTTTTAGACACAAGGGTTATCAGAGCCCCAGACAACACCTTGAGattaaaatggtatagaaaaccTACTAGTTCAGGCAGATACATCCATTATCGATCAAATCATGATTTGATTGGAAAGTGA